The window TGTCATTGCAAATGCTGATTTTATTGCCAATGGCGGTGATGATTGTTGGATGATGAGGAAATACCCCCAGATCAATAAAGGTTACCTGGTGAGGGACGCCTTCATCCAATACTTTAGCAGGCTTGGCCAGGAAGGAAAGAAAATCAATGCAGAACTGGAAAACAGGATTGTCAATGCTCAGTAGGAGAAAATTCATACAAAAAACGGCTTTAACCGGTGGGGCATTACTGGCTGGTAGCCCCTTGCTCAACGAATTGAAAGCAGAAGAACAGCCGGAGCGGCTCGTGATCCTTCATACGAATGATGTACATAGCAGGTTGGAACCCTTCCCTATGGATGGATCAAGGAACCAGGGGCTTGGCGGGGTTGCAGCCAGGGCTGAGGTGATCAGGAAGGTGAGGGAAGAAGGCAAGCATGTATTGTTGCTGGATGCCGGGGATATATTCCAGGGGACACCTTATTTCAATTTTTATAAGGGGGAGCCGGAAATGAAGGCCATGGCAGCAATGGGTTATGATGCCTGTACGATGGGTAACCATGACTTTGATGCTGGCATGGAGAATTTTGCCAACCAGCTGGTAAAAGGCGGTTTCCCCGTTTTGGTCAGCAACTATGACTTTACCGGTACGCCGCTTGAACACAAGACCCTGCCTTATACCATATTTAAGAAGGGGAAGCTGAAGATCGGTGTGACAGGAGTGGGAATTGAATTAATGGGACTGGTGCCCGATAACCTGTTTGGTGCCACTAAGTACCTCGATCCGGTCCAGTCGGCTAACAGGGTGGCGCATCACCTGAAGACAAAGGAAAAATGTGATATGGTCATCTGTTTGAGCCACCTGGGTTACCAGTATAAGGAAAATAAGGTGAGTGATGTGGTTTTAGCTAAGGAATCAGACAATATTGATGTCATAATAGGCGGTCATACACATACGTTTTTTGACTCACCTGTTGTGTATAAAAATATTTCGGGTGATGATGTTGTGGTCAATCAGGTGGGATGGGGTGGAATCGTTCTAGGCCGCATGGAATTTGCGTTTCAGCGAAATAGGAAGAAAAATTTGGAGGCTTCCCACACTGTTGT is drawn from Flavihumibacter rivuli and contains these coding sequences:
- a CDS encoding metallophosphoesterase, which encodes MLSRRKFIQKTALTGGALLAGSPLLNELKAEEQPERLVILHTNDVHSRLEPFPMDGSRNQGLGGVAARAEVIRKVREEGKHVLLLDAGDIFQGTPYFNFYKGEPEMKAMAAMGYDACTMGNHDFDAGMENFANQLVKGGFPVLVSNYDFTGTPLEHKTLPYTIFKKGKLKIGVTGVGIELMGLVPDNLFGATKYLDPVQSANRVAHHLKTKEKCDMVICLSHLGYQYKENKVSDVVLAKESDNIDVIIGGHTHTFFDSPVVYKNISGDDVVVNQVGWGGIVLGRMEFAFQRNRKKNLEASHTVVIGEKSSE